From one Terriglobales bacterium genomic stretch:
- a CDS encoding cytochrome c, with protein MKFAKLTIAILAIALALFLILPNLSWAEDGAAVYKAKCAACHGPAGEGKVGPAIKGTKLTDQQIVDLLTKGEAGKKAPHAKAVNGLTEDQAKAAASFVKDLK; from the coding sequence ATGAAATTCGCAAAGCTCACGATCGCGATTCTGGCGATCGCGTTGGCCCTGTTCCTCATCTTGCCCAACCTGTCTTGGGCGGAAGATGGCGCCGCCGTATACAAGGCGAAATGTGCTGCCTGCCATGGCCCAGCCGGGGAAGGTAAAGTCGGACCGGCAATAAAAGGCACTAAACTCACCGACCAACAAATCGTGGACCTGCTCACAAAGGGGGAAGCAGGCAAGAAGGCCCCCCATGCCAAAGCAGTTAATGGCCTTACCGAAGATCAGGCGAAAGCGGCTGCCAGCTTCGTTAAGGACCTGAAGTAA
- a CDS encoding 4Fe-4S dicluster domain-containing protein: MSKALLYDATLCIGCKQCEAACAEHNKLRYDDGVASEARQSEHKFTVVLTKNDKFMRRLCMNCQDPACASVCPVGALRKTSGGPVTYEASRCMGCRYCMVACPFGVPKYEWNSINPKVQKCTMCSDRVLAGLQTSCAEACPTGATKFGDREQLIAEARKRIQDNPGNYLNHIYGLDEVGGTSVLLLSSVPFEEFGYRTDFPRDPLPLRTYQVLSRIPDFVPLGGILLGGVWWITHRREEVAAAERQDREKPSSARKESAQ; the protein is encoded by the coding sequence ATGAGCAAGGCACTTCTTTATGACGCCACCCTGTGTATCGGGTGCAAACAGTGCGAGGCCGCCTGCGCTGAGCACAACAAGCTGCGCTACGACGACGGTGTCGCCTCAGAAGCCCGCCAGTCCGAGCACAAATTCACAGTGGTGCTCACAAAGAATGACAAATTTATGCGCCGCCTGTGCATGAATTGTCAGGATCCGGCTTGCGCCTCCGTTTGTCCCGTTGGCGCTTTGCGCAAGACCTCCGGTGGTCCAGTGACCTACGAAGCCAGCCGCTGCATGGGATGCCGCTATTGCATGGTCGCCTGCCCCTTCGGCGTTCCTAAGTACGAGTGGAATTCCATCAATCCCAAGGTTCAGAAGTGCACCATGTGCAGTGATCGCGTCCTGGCTGGACTGCAGACCAGCTGCGCCGAAGCCTGTCCGACGGGGGCCACCAAATTCGGCGACCGCGAACAACTCATCGCCGAGGCCCGCAAACGGATCCAGGACAACCCCGGCAATTACCTCAACCACATCTATGGGCTGGACGAAGTCGGCGGTACCTCGGTTCTTCTACTTTCCAGTGTGCCTTTCGAGGAATTCGGCTATCGGACCGATTTCCCGCGTGATCCGCTGCCACTTCGCACTTACCAGGTGCTCTCCCGCATTCCCGACTTCGTACCGTTGGGCGGCATTTTGCTTGGTGGCGTCTGGTGGATCACGCATCGTCGCGAAGAAGTAGCCGCCGCCGAAAGGCAAGACCGTGAGAAGCCATCATCCGCTCGAAAGGAGAGCGCTCAGTGA
- the hybB gene encoding Ni/Fe-hydrogenase cytochrome b subunit: MKFKITFWKIVFVALMLAGAYATLIRFTRGLGPSTNLSDQFPWGIWIGFDVLCGVMLAAGGFTLTAAVHILHIKRLHPIVRPTILTAFLGYVLVCVALLFDLGRPYNIWHPLIMRNPHSVMFEVAYCVMLYTTVLTLEFSPIVLERLGWQKPLKIIRTALIPLVIFGVILSTLHQSSLGTLYLIMPTKLHLFWYSPLLPVFFFLSAIAVGLAMTIFESSMSSKHFGRELELPILQELGRVLLVVLTVYGILRFEDLLHRGVLKLLLTSGYERNLFLLEIGLSVVVPVILLVFKNIRNSAGGLYLTAVLVVLGFITNRLNVSITGMETAAGLHYIPKWTEVAITGAIIAAGFFLFAMAVKYLPIFSEHQTAERPSEVPVLVKATVLSHAGD, encoded by the coding sequence GTGAAGTTCAAGATTACCTTTTGGAAAATCGTATTCGTTGCGCTCATGCTGGCGGGCGCCTATGCCACTCTCATCCGCTTCACTCGCGGACTAGGCCCGTCAACCAATCTCAGTGACCAGTTTCCCTGGGGCATATGGATTGGCTTCGACGTCCTCTGTGGCGTGATGCTGGCCGCCGGCGGTTTCACCTTAACCGCCGCCGTGCATATCCTTCACATCAAGCGTCTTCATCCCATCGTCCGGCCCACAATTCTTACCGCATTCCTCGGATATGTTCTCGTCTGCGTAGCGCTGCTGTTTGATCTGGGCCGCCCCTACAACATCTGGCATCCGCTCATCATGCGCAACCCCCACTCCGTGATGTTCGAGGTCGCCTACTGCGTCATGCTGTACACCACGGTTCTCACACTCGAATTCTCACCCATCGTCCTCGAGCGCCTGGGGTGGCAGAAGCCGCTCAAGATTATTCGCACAGCCCTGATCCCACTGGTGATCTTTGGCGTCATCCTCTCGACGTTGCACCAGTCATCACTCGGCACCCTCTACCTCATCATGCCCACTAAGCTTCATCTTTTCTGGTACAGCCCGCTGCTGCCCGTCTTCTTCTTCCTCTCCGCGATCGCGGTCGGGCTAGCCATGACCATCTTCGAATCCTCCATGAGCTCGAAACATTTCGGTCGTGAGCTGGAACTGCCCATCCTGCAGGAATTGGGACGCGTGCTCCTGGTGGTGCTAACTGTATACGGCATCCTGCGCTTCGAGGATCTGCTCCATCGCGGCGTTCTCAAACTGCTTTTGACCTCCGGTTATGAACGCAATCTCTTCCTGCTGGAAATCGGCCTCAGCGTGGTCGTTCCTGTCATCCTGCTTGTCTTTAAGAACATCCGCAACTCCGCAGGTGGGCTTTACTTGACCGCCGTTCTTGTTGTCCTCGGATTCATTACCAACCGCCTCAATGTCAGCATCACCGGCATGGAAACTGCCGCCGGCTTGCATTACATCCCCAAGTGGACGGAGGTGGCTATCACTGGCGCCATCATTGCCGCAGGATTTTTTCTGTTTGCGATGGCCGTGAAGTACTTACCCATCTTCTCCGAGCACCAGACTGCGGAAAGGCCGTCCGAAGTGCCGGTGCTGGTGAAAGCAACGGTCTTGAGCCATGCCGGAGACTGA
- a CDS encoding ATP-binding protein, which yields MPETDQLDAAESYAAPSHLWRFRRLSRSLSTKLIVLLLAAMIVTFALLGYVNIRLHRRHLESATLAAAERMSDTMKRSASYHMMRNDRQALYELINTIAREPGILRIRIINETGNISFSSDTSEVGNRVNTQAEACTGCHAQAQPLTRLNRPDRFRIYRADGSRILGIITPIENAPACSNAQCHAHPESQKILGVLDTNLSLARADSALAESTRQMLAYTAFAVLFIAALTALFVWRVLARPVKALTSGTEKLAEGELGYQIAIDSSDELGDLARSFNDMSLQLRSAHEEITSWARTLEERVADKTRELKNAHEQILHAEKMASLGKMAAVLAHEINNPLSGILTYAKLLRRWIDRVQIEESRHKEIQECLSLIESESRRCGDLVKNLLTFSRTAPLNIAQGNLNSVVERALKLVQHQLDMAGIQLQTDLAEDLPTIACDQAQIEQVLLALIMNAHDAMPRGGNLWVRTRYLPQSQQVEIQVRDDGVGIPKDLLPQLFEPFFTTKETGKSVGLGLAISHSIIERHHGVIEVESEPGKGTTFYIFMPADAKAASPSSALAATSR from the coding sequence ATGCCGGAGACTGATCAACTCGATGCTGCCGAATCATATGCTGCGCCATCGCACCTCTGGCGTTTCCGTCGCCTGAGCCGCAGCCTCAGCACTAAGCTGATTGTCCTGTTGCTCGCGGCCATGATCGTCACCTTCGCTCTCCTCGGCTACGTCAACATCCGCCTCCACCGCCGTCATCTGGAAAGCGCTACTCTCGCCGCTGCTGAACGCATGAGCGACACAATGAAGCGCAGCGCCTCCTATCACATGATGCGCAACGACCGCCAGGCATTGTACGAGCTCATCAATACGATCGCGCGCGAGCCTGGAATCCTTCGCATTCGCATCATCAATGAAACCGGCAACATCAGTTTTTCCAGCGATACCAGCGAAGTTGGGAACCGGGTCAATACCCAGGCCGAAGCCTGCACCGGTTGCCATGCCCAGGCGCAGCCACTCACACGTCTGAATCGGCCTGATCGTTTTCGCATCTACCGCGCCGATGGTTCCAGGATTCTTGGAATCATCACCCCGATTGAAAACGCTCCCGCGTGTAGCAACGCCCAATGCCACGCCCATCCCGAGAGCCAGAAGATTCTGGGAGTGCTCGACACCAACCTGTCGCTCGCGCGCGCGGACTCTGCTCTCGCCGAAAGCACACGCCAGATGCTCGCTTACACGGCATTCGCCGTGCTATTCATCGCAGCCCTTACCGCTTTATTCGTGTGGCGCGTACTTGCTCGGCCAGTAAAAGCCCTGACCTCCGGTACGGAGAAGCTGGCCGAGGGTGAACTGGGATACCAAATCGCTATCGATTCCTCTGACGAACTGGGGGATCTGGCCCGCTCGTTCAACGACATGAGCCTACAACTGCGTTCCGCCCACGAAGAGATTACCTCCTGGGCACGCACTCTGGAAGAGCGTGTCGCTGACAAAACCCGCGAGCTCAAGAATGCCCACGAGCAGATCCTGCACGCGGAGAAAATGGCGTCTCTCGGCAAGATGGCTGCCGTTCTGGCGCACGAGATCAACAATCCCCTCTCCGGCATTCTCACCTACGCCAAGCTGCTCCGGCGCTGGATCGACCGCGTCCAAATTGAAGAGAGCCGCCACAAAGAAATCCAAGAATGCCTTAGCCTGATCGAGAGCGAAAGTCGCCGCTGCGGAGACTTGGTGAAGAATCTGCTTACCTTTTCCCGCACCGCGCCGCTTAACATCGCGCAGGGCAATCTGAATTCCGTTGTCGAGCGCGCCCTGAAACTGGTTCAGCATCAGCTCGACATGGCGGGCATTCAACTTCAGACCGATCTGGCTGAAGATCTTCCTACAATCGCTTGCGATCAGGCGCAGATCGAGCAGGTCCTCCTGGCTTTGATCATGAACGCGCACGACGCCATGCCGCGGGGCGGCAATCTGTGGGTGCGCACCCGCTACTTGCCGCAAAGCCAGCAGGTGGAGATTCAGGTGCGTGACGATGGCGTTGGAATTCCCAAGGATTTGCTTCCGCAACTCTTCGAACCGTTTTTCACCACTAAGGAAACTGGTAAGAGCGTAGGTCTCGGGCTCGCTATCAGTCACAGCATTATCGAGCGCCATCATGGTGTGATCGAAGTGGAGTCCGAACCCGGGAAAGGAACTACTTTCTACATTTTCATGCCGGCAGATGCCAAAGCTGCATCGCCTAGCTCTGCCCTGGCAGCCACATCGAGGTAA
- a CDS encoding sigma-54 dependent transcriptional regulator has product MEGKGKILIVDDELSVRDSLNKWFREEGYEVGTAENASEALSRMAEQSWDVSLVDIKMRGTDGIELQRRMHEIDPELICIIMTGYASVETAVAALKNGAYDYVTKPLDPDEIAHTVAKALSHRRTQEENVRLREVVAETAIPSDLVGQSAAMKRVFEAIETVAPTDVTVLINGESGTGKELVARAIHAASPRRFHPLVVLHCGALTETLLESELFGHEKGAFTGAQYRKKGKFEIAEGGTIFLDEIGDISLKTQTDLLRVLQEREIVRVGGNQPIHVDFRCVAATNKKLEDLIDEGKFRPDLFYRLNVFRIELPPLRDRKEDIPLLVNHFTKKFSLQMNKRINRVAPPAMDLLQQYEWPGNVRELENAVERAMVVAQEPELREQDFILHSKTAPEPPEAKTLEAMERIHILRVLEECGWNQTRTAEVLNIDRVTLHNKLKKYGWSRGALVEK; this is encoded by the coding sequence ATGGAAGGCAAAGGGAAAATTCTGATCGTTGACGACGAACTCAGCGTACGTGACTCGCTTAACAAATGGTTCCGCGAAGAAGGCTACGAAGTCGGAACCGCCGAGAACGCCAGCGAAGCTCTCTCCCGCATGGCGGAACAATCCTGGGACGTATCGCTGGTGGACATCAAAATGCGCGGCACCGACGGCATCGAGCTGCAGCGCCGCATGCACGAAATCGATCCCGAACTGATCTGCATCATCATGACCGGCTACGCTTCCGTCGAAACTGCGGTCGCCGCTCTTAAGAATGGCGCTTATGATTACGTCACTAAACCGCTCGATCCGGACGAGATCGCTCACACCGTAGCCAAAGCTCTCTCCCACCGTCGCACCCAGGAGGAGAATGTTCGCTTGCGGGAGGTAGTCGCTGAAACCGCCATTCCTTCTGACCTGGTTGGACAGAGCGCGGCCATGAAGCGCGTATTCGAGGCCATTGAGACTGTGGCGCCCACCGACGTCACCGTGCTCATTAACGGCGAAAGCGGCACGGGCAAGGAACTGGTTGCTCGAGCCATCCATGCTGCCAGCCCGCGCCGCTTTCACCCGCTCGTCGTGCTCCACTGCGGTGCGCTGACAGAAACTCTGCTGGAAAGCGAGCTGTTTGGGCATGAGAAAGGAGCCTTCACCGGCGCCCAGTATCGCAAGAAAGGCAAGTTTGAGATCGCCGAGGGCGGTACGATTTTTCTCGACGAAATCGGCGACATCAGCTTAAAAACCCAAACTGATCTCCTGCGCGTACTGCAGGAACGCGAGATCGTACGGGTGGGGGGGAATCAGCCCATCCATGTCGATTTCCGCTGTGTTGCCGCAACTAACAAGAAGCTTGAAGACCTGATCGACGAAGGAAAATTCCGGCCCGACCTCTTCTATCGCTTGAACGTGTTTCGCATCGAGCTGCCTCCGCTTCGTGATCGTAAGGAAGATATTCCGCTGCTGGTAAATCACTTCACCAAGAAGTTCTCATTACAGATGAACAAACGAATCAACCGCGTAGCACCCCCGGCGATGGATCTGCTGCAGCAATACGAATGGCCCGGCAACGTCCGTGAACTCGAAAATGCGGTTGAACGCGCTATGGTCGTTGCGCAGGAGCCCGAACTACGCGAGCAGGACTTCATCCTCCATTCCAAAACCGCACCCGAGCCCCCGGAGGCGAAGACGTTGGAGGCTATGGAGCGGATCCACATATTGCGTGTTTTGGAAGAGTGCGGCTGGAACCAGACGCGCACTGCCGAAGTGCTCAACATCGACCGCGTTACCTTGCACAACAAACTCAAGAAGTATGGATGGAGCCGCGGTGCTCTCGTTGAAAAATAA
- a CDS encoding archaemetzincin family Zn-dependent metalloprotease — MKRLQLLAVGELEGRVLEGLAVQLAHHFATPCQVLTTTLDPKFAFHSERGQYHSSEILACVQHHVNSNTWRLLAVTDVDLYIPILTFVFGEAQMGGFCALISTHRLRQEFYGLPPDLDLLHTRMLKEAVHELGHTLELTHCDDYRCAMAGSHAVEWIDLKENSFCRSCANRVLELVGHGPR; from the coding sequence ATGAAGCGCTTGCAACTGCTCGCGGTAGGCGAACTCGAGGGGCGCGTGCTGGAAGGCTTAGCTGTCCAGCTCGCCCACCATTTCGCCACTCCTTGTCAGGTGCTGACCACTACCTTGGATCCGAAATTTGCCTTTCATTCCGAGCGCGGCCAGTATCACTCCAGCGAGATTCTCGCTTGCGTTCAGCATCACGTGAACAGCAACACTTGGCGTTTGCTCGCCGTTACCGACGTTGACCTCTACATCCCCATCCTCACCTTCGTTTTCGGTGAGGCACAGATGGGCGGCTTTTGTGCTCTCATTTCCACTCACCGGCTGCGCCAGGAGTTCTACGGCCTTCCTCCCGACCTCGATCTTCTGCATACCCGCATGCTGAAGGAGGCGGTCCACGAATTGGGCCACACCTTGGAATTGACCCATTGCGACGATTACCGCTGCGCGATGGCCGGTTCACATGCGGTGGAATGGATCGATTTGAAAGAGAACTCGTTTTGCCGATCCTGCGCCAACCGCGTGCTGGAACTCGTGGGGCACGGTCCCCGATAG
- a CDS encoding SIMPL domain-containing protein (The SIMPL domain is named for its presence in mouse protein SIMPL (signalling molecule that associates with mouse pelle-like kinase). Bacterial member BP26, from Brucella, was shown to assemble into a channel-like structure, while YggE from E. coli has been associated with resistance to oxidative stress.): protein MPAQERPFIQPNTIYVGADGKYETPPDTIVLQFNISAQEKSSRDAYDRAAKAAEQVREILRSNGIDPRQAEVGYFSLMPVYDYQSPKRKLEGYRASSNVTLKLRDFSKLPAIEDKLADMDVTGNQSINYTLEDMEAAKAKASEDAFHKARAQAAAIAQASNRSLGELVFASVNIAEPIRPMPIMARAEAMAPAPPPTAEFSPQKITITAHVNALFALK, encoded by the coding sequence TTGCCAGCTCAAGAACGTCCTTTCATTCAGCCAAACACCATATACGTAGGTGCAGACGGTAAGTATGAGACGCCGCCGGATACTATCGTGTTGCAGTTCAATATTTCCGCTCAGGAAAAGTCTTCACGTGATGCCTATGACAGGGCTGCGAAGGCGGCTGAACAAGTTCGCGAAATCCTGCGCTCCAACGGAATCGATCCCCGGCAAGCCGAGGTTGGCTATTTCTCCCTGATGCCTGTGTACGACTATCAGTCACCCAAGCGCAAGCTCGAAGGTTATCGCGCCAGTTCCAATGTAACGCTCAAACTTCGCGACTTCAGTAAGCTTCCCGCAATCGAAGACAAGCTGGCGGATATGGATGTAACTGGAAATCAATCCATCAATTACACCCTGGAAGACATGGAAGCAGCGAAGGCAAAAGCCTCCGAGGATGCCTTCCATAAAGCGCGTGCGCAGGCCGCAGCCATCGCACAGGCTAGCAACCGATCTCTGGGTGAATTGGTTTTTGCCTCCGTCAACATCGCGGAGCCCATTCGGCCTATGCCTATAATGGCGCGGGCGGAAGCCATGGCTCCGGCGCCTCCTCCAACAGCAGAATTTTCTCCTCAAAAGATCACGATCACGGCACACGTGAATGCGCTGTTTGCACTGAAGTAG
- a CDS encoding serine hydrolase, producing the protein MRPFRKLSKFRSFSIRLLLSQILLVLSCPLLAQQPSLAAVDEILEKAIAEQKPPGAVVLIGHDHSVIYRKAFGFRSLEPTREPMTADTIFDVASLTKCMVTATASMQLLEKGQIRLNDPVTRYIPEFGMNGKQDITVRQLLTHFSGLAEDLDLKQHWEGYDTAVRMAMEETPVYPPGSRFLYSDINYIVLGEIVRRVSGFSLDAYATTNIFKPLGLEHTDFTPPAAWRPIIAATEYDERGVMLRGVVHDPTARRMGGVAGHAGLFSTADDVARYAQALLDGGAPILSALSVEKMSTPQQPPTASSLRGLGWDIDSPFSTTRGEFLPVGSFGHTGFTGTSLWIDPSTNTYIIILANSVHPRGQNSIVSLRSRVATAVATALKLTPSESEQVRLRQITGYNETLSAAHRVMFRNGMVKTGIDVLESHNFQELQSKDSHKTRIGLVTNQTGVDSSGRRTIDVLAHAPGVELVAIFSPEHGVTGGLDTAQIGNTRDSATGITVYSVYGDSDAKRRPDPAVLKNLDAVIYDIQDVGVRFYTYETTLGYFLEGVAKAGIDLIVLDRPNPITGAFVQGPISTLQRGAFVDYHPLPVRHGMTVGELAKLFNSERSIGARLRIVPMNGWMRGDWFDSTGLSWVNLSPNMRSLTEATLYPGVGLVEGTNISVGRGTGTPFEVVGAPWIKPTELAAYLNGRMIQGVRFVPVSFTPISSNYANQLCGGVNIVVVDRNFFDPTELGIELASALRKLYPSQFQLDRMIELLGNQSAFNALLANEDPRIITEGWRDELDEFVKLKKKYLIY; encoded by the coding sequence ATGCGCCCATTCCGGAAGTTGTCGAAGTTTCGTTCTTTCTCCATCAGACTGCTCCTCTCGCAGATCCTGCTGGTCCTGAGTTGTCCACTCCTTGCGCAGCAGCCAAGTCTTGCCGCAGTTGACGAAATCTTGGAGAAGGCGATTGCAGAACAAAAGCCTCCCGGCGCAGTGGTCCTGATTGGCCATGATCACAGCGTGATTTACCGGAAGGCGTTCGGGTTTCGCAGTCTGGAACCCACGCGCGAGCCCATGACCGCCGACACGATCTTTGACGTTGCCTCCCTCACCAAATGCATGGTCACTGCCACTGCCAGCATGCAACTGCTGGAGAAGGGGCAGATTCGACTGAATGATCCGGTCACGCGATACATTCCTGAGTTTGGGATGAACGGGAAACAGGACATCACGGTGCGCCAATTGCTGACGCATTTCTCCGGGCTGGCCGAAGATCTTGACCTGAAGCAGCACTGGGAGGGATATGACACTGCCGTCCGCATGGCGATGGAAGAGACCCCAGTCTATCCGCCGGGCTCGCGGTTCCTTTACAGCGACATCAACTACATCGTGTTGGGAGAGATAGTTCGCCGGGTGTCGGGCTTTTCCCTGGATGCCTATGCGACCACGAACATCTTTAAACCGCTGGGTCTGGAGCACACCGATTTCACACCACCTGCGGCATGGCGGCCGATAATTGCAGCCACGGAATATGATGAACGCGGAGTCATGCTGCGTGGGGTGGTGCACGACCCTACCGCGCGCAGGATGGGCGGAGTAGCCGGACATGCTGGATTGTTTTCGACGGCCGATGACGTCGCGCGCTATGCGCAGGCGCTTCTGGACGGCGGAGCTCCCATCCTTTCCGCTCTCAGCGTCGAAAAGATGAGCACACCTCAGCAACCGCCGACAGCGAGCTCGTTGCGAGGATTGGGTTGGGACATCGATTCGCCTTTTTCCACCACCCGTGGTGAGTTTTTGCCAGTAGGATCATTTGGTCATACCGGATTCACCGGAACTTCGCTCTGGATTGACCCATCAACCAACACCTACATCATCATTCTGGCGAACTCGGTGCACCCACGGGGACAAAACTCCATCGTCTCCTTACGGTCGCGGGTGGCGACTGCGGTGGCGACGGCGCTGAAACTGACACCGTCAGAAAGCGAACAAGTGCGGCTGCGGCAGATTACTGGATACAACGAGACCTTGAGCGCAGCCCACCGCGTGATGTTTCGCAATGGAATGGTCAAGACCGGCATTGATGTTCTGGAATCGCACAACTTCCAAGAGCTGCAATCGAAAGACAGCCACAAAACCCGGATCGGTCTCGTCACGAACCAGACCGGCGTCGATTCCAGCGGGCGGCGAACGATCGATGTGCTCGCGCATGCTCCGGGAGTGGAACTGGTCGCGATTTTCAGCCCTGAACACGGCGTCACAGGAGGATTGGATACCGCGCAAATCGGCAATACACGCGACAGTGCTACCGGGATTACGGTGTATAGCGTTTATGGGGACAGCGACGCTAAACGACGCCCCGATCCTGCGGTACTGAAGAATCTGGATGCGGTTATCTACGATATTCAGGATGTCGGCGTGCGCTTTTATACCTATGAGACCACGCTGGGTTATTTCCTGGAGGGTGTGGCCAAAGCGGGAATTGATCTGATCGTGCTCGATCGTCCCAATCCAATCACTGGGGCATTTGTACAAGGGCCGATCTCCACTCTGCAGCGCGGCGCCTTTGTGGACTATCACCCTTTGCCTGTGCGCCATGGGATGACGGTCGGGGAACTGGCCAAGCTTTTCAATTCGGAACGAAGCATCGGAGCTCGGCTGAGGATCGTTCCCATGAACGGATGGATGCGGGGAGACTGGTTCGATTCCACAGGCTTGTCTTGGGTGAATCTCTCGCCGAATATGCGCAGCCTGACTGAAGCCACGCTCTATCCTGGGGTGGGTTTGGTTGAGGGGACCAACATATCCGTCGGCCGAGGGACGGGCACTCCCTTTGAGGTGGTTGGAGCACCCTGGATCAAGCCAACCGAACTGGCTGCGTATCTCAATGGCCGCATGATCCAGGGGGTGCGTTTCGTGCCGGTGAGCTTTACGCCGATATCCAGCAATTACGCCAACCAATTGTGCGGCGGGGTGAACATTGTAGTGGTGGATCGGAATTTCTTTGATCCGACGGAATTGGGGATTGAGCTAGCGTCGGCCTTGCGCAAGCTTTATCCGTCTCAGTTCCAACTGGATCGGATGATCGAGCTGTTGGGCAATCAGTCGGCATTTAACGCGCTGCTGGCGAATGAGGATCCACGGATTATCACGGAAGGCTGGCGAGATGAACTGGATGAGTTTGTGAAATTGAAGAAGAAGTATCTGATTTACTAA